The following coding sequences are from one Salmo trutta chromosome 36, fSalTru1.1, whole genome shotgun sequence window:
- the LOC115176223 gene encoding uncharacterized protein LOC115176223 isoform X1: MDSIRIRAVFYLGVCLSVFSVDCQKQMSPDNRLSSQEEQFPLVYVTRNLADALEGLLEGGQQDNMIGLSVEKKASLIPRCDVGERCAMKHGPRIGRLCDCLRGTACNTFFLRCY, from the exons atggacagcatcAGGATCCGCGCAGTCTTCTACCTgggcgtctgtctgtctgtcttcagtgTTGATTGCCAGAAGCAGATGTCACCCGATAACAGACTCTCTTCACAAGAGGAACAATTTCCACTGGTATATGTCACCAGAAATTTG GCTGATGCGCTCGAGGGGCTTCTGGAAGGCGGGCAGCAAGACAACATGATAGGTCTATCAGTGGAGAAGAAAGCAAGTCTCATTCCACGG TGTGATGTTGGAGAGCGGTGCGCCATGAAGCACGGGCCGCGCATCGGAAGGCTTTGTGACTGTCTGCGAGGCACCGCATGCAACACTTTCTTCCTGCGTTGTTACTGA
- the LOC115176223 gene encoding cocaine- and amphetamine-regulated transcript protein-like isoform X2, which yields MDSIRIRAVFYLGVCLSVFSVDCQKQMSPDNRLSSQEEQFPLADALEGLLEGGQQDNMIGLSVEKKASLIPRCDVGERCAMKHGPRIGRLCDCLRGTACNTFFLRCY from the exons atggacagcatcAGGATCCGCGCAGTCTTCTACCTgggcgtctgtctgtctgtcttcagtgTTGATTGCCAGAAGCAGATGTCACCCGATAACAGACTCTCTTCACAAGAGGAACAATTTCCACTG GCTGATGCGCTCGAGGGGCTTCTGGAAGGCGGGCAGCAAGACAACATGATAGGTCTATCAGTGGAGAAGAAAGCAAGTCTCATTCCACGG TGTGATGTTGGAGAGCGGTGCGCCATGAAGCACGGGCCGCGCATCGGAAGGCTTTGTGACTGTCTGCGAGGCACCGCATGCAACACTTTCTTCCTGCGTTGTTACTGA